In Methanothermococcus thermolithotrophicus DSM 2095, one DNA window encodes the following:
- a CDS encoding tRNA(Phe) 7-((3-amino-3-carboxypropyl)-4-demethylwyosine(37)-N(4))-methyltransferase Taw3 gives MFEDDKRNTLKKLKHAIENNLVDKEVMYIVDKINELNNYYTTSSCIGRCGIMEFPKNKNTKIYSRWLGKWHHYAEYNEIFEALDKKSEDFEYLVFVMNSPILHIASKDIHSAKKLLELAIHNGLKASSIKSVNDRRVIVEILPTYKVDAPIGADGKVFVNDDYLKFLLDIGNKKLKEARKRLRVLHERLDSLQDKY, from the coding sequence ATGTTTGAGGACGATAAAAGAAATACTCTTAAGAAACTTAAACATGCTATAGAAAACAACCTTGTAGATAAAGAGGTCATGTATATTGTGGATAAAATAAATGAATTGAATAATTACTACACCACAAGTAGCTGCATAGGAAGATGCGGAATAATGGAATTCCCAAAAAATAAAAATACTAAAATTTACTCCAGATGGCTTGGAAAATGGCACCATTATGCTGAATACAATGAGATATTTGAAGCACTGGATAAGAAATCAGAGGACTTTGAATATCTGGTTTTTGTTATGAACTCCCCTATACTACATATAGCTTCCAAAGATATTCATTCAGCTAAAAAACTACTTGAACTGGCAATTCACAACGGATTAAAGGCGTCTTCTATAAAATCGGTAAATGATAGAAGAGTTATTGTTGAGATACTTCCTACCTATAAGGTGGATGCTCCCATCGGAGCTGATGGAAAAGTTTTTGTAAATGACGATTACTTAAAATTCTTGCTTGATATTGGAAATAAAAAGCTAAAGGAAGCTAGAAAACGCCTAAGAGTTCTTCATGAAAGATTGGACAGTCTCCAAGACAAATATTGA
- a CDS encoding DsrE/DsrF/TusD sulfur relay family protein, whose amino-acid sequence MKFTVILSSAPYGKESAYTGLRFALTSLLEGIDVNIFLIEDGVFVAKKGQNPAEVPNYMEYLKNCIEAGAVVKACGPCGKARGLSDDDLIDGVEFGTMHDLVNFVKESDNVVNF is encoded by the coding sequence TTGAAATTTACTGTAATACTATCTTCTGCACCTTATGGAAAAGAAAGTGCCTACACAGGTTTAAGATTCGCGCTTACCTCTCTCTTAGAAGGTATCGATGTTAACATATTTTTAATCGAAGATGGGGTTTTTGTGGCTAAAAAAGGTCAAAATCCTGCTGAAGTGCCAAACTATATGGAATACTTAAAAAACTGTATAGAAGCAGGGGCAGTTGTAAAAGCCTGCGGACCTTGTGGAAAAGCCAGAGGTTTAAGTGACGATGACCTCATAGATGGTGTTGAGTTTGGAACAATGCATGATTTGGTAAACTTTGTAAAAGAGAGCGATAACGTTGTTAATTTCTAA
- a CDS encoding sulfurtransferase TusA family protein — protein sequence MELDVSGTVCPIPVLKTKKALDSMSEGEELVVVGDYKPALENLKRYAEEHGHTVLSAEETDNGFKIVIKK from the coding sequence ATGGAGTTAGATGTTAGTGGAACAGTTTGCCCAATACCAGTATTGAAAACAAAAAAAGCTTTAGATTCAATGTCTGAAGGGGAGGAATTAGTTGTAGTTGGGGATTACAAACCAGCTCTTGAAAACCTAAAAAGATATGCTGAAGAACACGGGCATACCGTTTTATCAGCTGAAGAAACAGACAACGGATTTAAAATTGTAATAAAAAAATAA
- a CDS encoding SWIM zinc finger domain-containing protein has protein sequence MDSEIYDKKIVERGKEYYSKNLVKFCVEYNKKLYGKVVGGEEYDTVLNLEDSSGFCSCPYKYNCKHAYALLESFKNKNYVNGNKIFEDLKNKDKDEILKILENLVLKYNLWEEFISKEDNLLNDAVNLLKLTQIEKKNIFTFMSFLRNRFLSNSKENELVELIPQVIHYLKDSKHLEEILFLIVEEVFRRKDMGTLKDLVTMSKKYQELWMVRDYIIEYEYYDLLGY, from the coding sequence ATGGATAGTGAAATATACGATAAAAAAATAGTGGAAAGGGGAAAGGAGTACTACAGTAAAAATCTGGTTAAATTCTGCGTTGAGTACAATAAAAAACTTTATGGAAAGGTTGTAGGTGGAGAAGAGTACGATACAGTTTTGAACCTTGAAGACTCTTCAGGTTTTTGCTCCTGCCCTTACAAATATAACTGTAAACACGCTTACGCTCTTTTAGAATCATTTAAAAATAAGAATTATGTAAATGGGAACAAAATATTTGAAGATTTGAAAAATAAAGACAAAGATGAAATTCTTAAAATTCTCGAAAATCTGGTTTTAAAGTACAATCTATGGGAAGAGTTTATCAGTAAAGAAGATAATTTGCTAAATGATGCGGTAAATCTTTTAAAACTTACTCAGATCGAAAAAAAGAACATATTTACATTTATGTCTTTTTTAAGAAACAGGTTTTTAAGCAACTCTAAAGAAAATGAACTTGTCGAGCTAATACCTCAGGTAATACATTATTTAAAGGATTCAAAACACCTTGAAGAGATACTATTTTTAATTGTTGAAGAAGTCTTCCGTAGGAAAGACATGGGGACTTTGAAGGATTTAGTTACTATGTCGAAAAAGTATCAGGAGCTCTGGATGGTTAGGGATTATATTATAGAGTATGAATATTATGATCTACTAGGTTATTAG
- a CDS encoding 2-oxoacid:acceptor oxidoreductase subunit alpha, with product MNFKKEVSIVLGGAAGQGIQTIEEILTRVLKLSGYNVFATKEYMSRVRGGINTTEIIVSSEKVRAFVDRIDILIPFKKGVLDHLKERISDTTVVLGEKDNIDEDYLDNINLIEISLSNISQKLGNPIYINTIGSGMVVGLFDGDLEVFKKYLTEKFSSKGEEIVKKNIEAAVEGYNLGKSLSEQLSIEIEKTEDVKEEILLSGTEAVALGSAIGGCNFVSFYPMTPSTGVATFLAQKSEDLEILVEQVEDEIAAINMAIGSWYAGGRGMVTTSGGGFSLMCEGLSLAGMTESPVVVYLAQRPGPATGLPTRTAQGDLELALYSGHGEFPRIIYAPGKIEDAFYVSQLAFNMADKYQIPVFILSNEYFADTYYNIPDSELKRTKMEKHIVETEKNYKRYKLTENGISPRGIPKYGNGVVSITGNEHNELGDITEDKELSALMQEKRNKKLELMKKEALKPELIKYGNTTDPEENENYDYLVVGWGPTYYAIEGALKKLDRDDLAFLYFNQVYPISEDSIDYLKKAKKIICIEENYNAQFARLLRREFGIEADDKILKYNGRPFSVEELVEKLKEVLEG from the coding sequence ATGAATTTCAAGAAGGAAGTTTCCATAGTTCTGGGAGGGGCTGCTGGCCAAGGTATCCAAACTATCGAAGAGATATTAACAAGGGTATTGAAGCTCTCAGGATATAATGTTTTTGCTACAAAAGAATACATGTCAAGGGTAAGAGGTGGAATAAATACAACCGAAATTATAGTTTCCTCAGAAAAAGTTAGGGCATTTGTTGATAGAATCGACATATTAATCCCATTTAAAAAAGGAGTTTTAGACCACTTAAAAGAAAGAATATCCGATACAACTGTTGTTTTAGGGGAAAAAGACAATATTGATGAAGATTATCTCGATAATATAAATTTAATAGAGATCTCGCTATCAAATATAAGCCAAAAACTGGGAAATCCAATATACATAAATACAATAGGCTCTGGAATGGTAGTTGGATTGTTTGATGGGGATTTAGAAGTATTTAAGAAATATTTAACTGAAAAATTCTCTTCAAAAGGGGAAGAAATTGTAAAAAAGAACATTGAAGCCGCTGTTGAAGGGTATAATTTGGGAAAAAGCTTATCAGAACAGTTAAGTATTGAAATTGAAAAAACTGAGGATGTTAAAGAAGAAATACTTTTAAGCGGTACAGAAGCTGTCGCACTGGGGTCTGCGATAGGTGGCTGTAATTTTGTTTCTTTTTATCCAATGACACCATCTACTGGGGTAGCAACATTCTTAGCTCAAAAATCTGAAGACCTGGAAATATTGGTTGAGCAGGTTGAAGATGAAATAGCTGCAATAAACATGGCTATAGGTTCATGGTATGCTGGAGGGCGAGGAATGGTAACTACCTCAGGAGGGGGATTTTCTTTAATGTGTGAAGGATTAAGTTTGGCAGGAATGACTGAAAGTCCTGTTGTAGTTTATCTTGCCCAAAGGCCAGGTCCAGCAACAGGTTTGCCAACTAGGACTGCACAAGGGGATTTAGAACTAGCCCTATATTCTGGCCATGGCGAATTCCCAAGAATTATTTATGCGCCCGGAAAAATAGAGGACGCATTTTATGTAAGCCAGCTGGCTTTCAATATGGCAGATAAATACCAAATACCAGTATTTATATTATCCAACGAATATTTTGCAGACACCTATTACAATATACCAGATAGTGAGCTTAAAAGAACAAAAATGGAAAAACATATAGTAGAAACTGAAAAAAACTATAAAAGGTACAAATTAACTGAAAACGGGATTTCTCCAAGAGGTATTCCAAAATACGGTAACGGCGTTGTATCTATAACCGGGAACGAACATAATGAACTTGGAGACATTACCGAAGATAAAGAGCTCAGTGCATTGATGCAAGAAAAAAGAAATAAAAAACTTGAATTAATGAAAAAAGAGGCTTTAAAACCTGAGTTAATAAAATATGGAAATACTACCGATCCTGAGGAAAACGAGAATTATGACTACCTGGTAGTTGGTTGGGGGCCAACTTATTACGCCATTGAAGGAGCTCTTAAAAAACTAGATAGGGATGATTTGGCATTCCTGTACTTTAATCAAGTTTATCCGATTAGTGAAGATTCAATAGATTACTTAAAAAAAGCTAAAAAAATAATATGTATTGAAGAAAACTACAATGCCCAATTTGCCAGATTGTTAAGAAGAGAATTTGGAATTGAAGCAGATGATAAAATTTTAAAGTACAACGGTAGGCCATTTTCAGTGGAAGAGCTCGTTGAAAAACTTAAAGAAGTTTTGGAGGGGTAA
- a CDS encoding thiamine pyrophosphate-dependent enzyme, translating to MIKLDSVFERSDEIDITWCPGCGNFSIKVALMNALEELGLTPNDVALVSGIGQAGKMPHYLKINKFHGLHGRAIPIATGVKASNPELVVIAEGGDGDMYAEGGNHLIHGIRRNPNITVLIHNNQIYGLTKGQASPTTSINTKTPTQPWGVFEEPFNPIAMAISSNASFVARTFSGYIEETKEIIKKAIEHKGFSVVDIFQNCPSFNKVNTFQWYKENTYFMKDHDPYDREEAFKRALESEPYPLGIFYMCERPIFEEKIPAYKSNKTPLWKREPKLDRINEILDSKKRS from the coding sequence ATGATTAAACTAGATTCAGTTTTTGAAAGAAGTGATGAAATAGATATCACTTGGTGTCCAGGGTGTGGAAACTTTAGTATTAAAGTAGCTTTGATGAACGCACTTGAAGAACTTGGATTAACTCCAAATGATGTTGCATTAGTTTCTGGAATCGGTCAGGCAGGTAAAATGCCACATTACCTTAAGATTAACAAATTTCATGGACTTCATGGAAGGGCCATACCTATAGCCACGGGAGTTAAAGCATCAAATCCTGAGTTGGTGGTTATTGCCGAAGGTGGAGACGGAGACATGTATGCAGAGGGGGGAAATCACCTAATTCATGGGATAAGAAGAAACCCAAATATTACAGTTTTGATTCACAACAATCAGATATATGGGTTGACTAAAGGACAGGCTTCACCAACAACTTCAATAAATACTAAAACACCAACCCAACCTTGGGGAGTATTTGAAGAACCATTTAATCCAATAGCCATGGCTATCTCATCGAACGCGTCATTCGTAGCAAGAACATTTTCTGGATATATTGAAGAAACTAAAGAAATAATAAAAAAAGCCATAGAGCATAAAGGGTTTTCTGTTGTGGATATATTCCAAAACTGCCCTTCTTTTAACAAAGTAAATACATTTCAATGGTACAAAGAAAATACGTACTTCATGAAAGATCATGATCCTTATGATAGGGAGGAAGCATTTAAAAGGGCGTTGGAGAGTGAACCATATCCTTTGGGAATATTTTACATGTGTGAAAGACCAATATTTGAAGAAAAAATACCTGCTTATAAGTCCAATAAAACTCCATTATGGAAAAGAGAACCAAAATTAGACCGTATAAATGAAATATTGGATTCAAAGAAGAGATCATAA
- a CDS encoding N-glycosylase/DNA lyase, which produces MDTKKIEELKSILKELKIECARKIEEKVDLQYASLENLHRNLENDEIFIKLVIINALVSYQLSTTGESWWNEFSEYWSNEVRNTADKSTDIFENYKDFIVNSKGNKRLLGAKLKRIEKIKPFLEKLTLEDLRKYYENMSSFRDDLVSTLKTKKDAKTVVFAVKMFGYASRIVFNEFIPYPMEIEIPKDSRIEKYTKRYTEEDPIKFWNRIALETNIPPLHIDSIIWPVLGKSKEVRERLKEYFENETFIQKLKLIFKLSDM; this is translated from the coding sequence ATGGATACTAAAAAAATAGAGGAACTAAAATCAATATTAAAGGAACTTAAAATAGAGTGTGCAAGAAAAATAGAAGAAAAAGTCGATCTACAGTATGCTTCACTTGAAAATCTCCATAGAAACCTTGAAAACGACGAAATATTTATAAAATTGGTTATAATTAACGCATTAGTTAGCTATCAGCTCTCAACTACTGGTGAATCCTGGTGGAACGAATTTTCAGAGTATTGGTCTAATGAGGTAAGAAATACCGCCGATAAATCAACTGATATTTTTGAAAATTACAAGGATTTCATTGTAAATTCAAAGGGCAATAAAAGGCTTTTAGGAGCCAAACTAAAACGGATTGAAAAAATAAAACCGTTTTTAGAAAAACTGACCCTTGAAGACCTAAGGAAATACTATGAAAATATGAGCTCCTTTAGAGATGATCTGGTATCAACTCTAAAAACAAAAAAAGATGCTAAAACTGTAGTATTTGCAGTTAAAATGTTTGGGTATGCATCTAGGATAGTTTTTAACGAGTTTATCCCATATCCTATGGAAATAGAAATTCCAAAAGATAGTAGAATTGAAAAATATACAAAAAGATATACTGAAGAAGATCCAATAAAATTTTGGAATAGAATTGCACTAGAAACTAATATTCCGCCACTTCATATCGATTCCATAATTTGGCCAGTTTTGGGAAAATCTAAGGAAGTTAGGGAGCGTTTAAAAGAATACTTTGAAAATGAGACATTTATTCAAAAATTGAAGCTTATTTTTAAGCTATCGGATATGTAA
- a CDS encoding rubredoxin, with protein sequence MAVWKCTICGYILDEEKGDENNGIPKGTKFEDLPDDWKCPICGATKDLFERIED encoded by the coding sequence ATGGCAGTTTGGAAATGCACGATATGTGGATACATTCTTGATGAAGAAAAAGGAGACGAAAATAACGGAATACCTAAGGGAACCAAATTTGAAGACCTTCCAGACGATTGGAAGTGTCCAATATGTGGCGCTACAAAAGATTTATTTGAAAGAATAGAAGACTAA
- the hypA gene encoding hydrogenase maturation nickel metallochaperone HypA, with protein sequence MHELSYATSILNSILDAVNQQEANGRKVTKVSEINLEIGELTLINFEQLKFAFEVIAEDTICNGAKLNVQYIKPYIVCRDCGYEGNLEIKDEIEALCPKCEGMNLKLKGGKEFNIKNVTIEFDEPTETVQK encoded by the coding sequence ATGCATGAACTTTCTTATGCTACTTCGATACTAAATTCAATATTGGATGCTGTAAATCAGCAGGAAGCTAACGGTAGAAAAGTTACAAAAGTTTCTGAAATAAACTTGGAAATTGGTGAGCTCACCCTTATAAATTTTGAACAGCTTAAATTTGCTTTTGAAGTTATAGCAGAAGATACCATCTGCAATGGGGCTAAATTAAACGTTCAATATATAAAACCATATATAGTATGTAGGGATTGTGGTTATGAAGGTAATTTGGAGATAAAAGATGAAATTGAAGCATTATGTCCAAAATGCGAAGGTATGAATTTGAAGTTAAAAGGTGGGAAAGAATTCAATATAAAAAATGTGACAATAGAGTTTGATGAGCCAACTGAGACTGTACAAAAATAA
- a CDS encoding RNA-binding domain-containing protein, with amino-acid sequence MINSISISSIAHATEDEDRVLEAMTYFLPEGIDEEDLELETIETEGYFGNPINIHKISVKKKSKQVFKHIMNLLKSKEENINKLKEDMNLRIERNKIYLRFDKQKAYLNECKLVDGDDTVRIVINFKVYVPKNKEQKVMEIMLNELEK; translated from the coding sequence ATGATAAACAGTATAAGCATATCCTCAATCGCCCATGCTACAGAGGACGAAGATAGAGTTTTAGAGGCAATGACTTATTTTTTACCTGAAGGAATCGATGAAGAAGACTTAGAATTGGAAACAATAGAGACAGAAGGATATTTTGGAAATCCAATAAACATACATAAGATTTCTGTGAAGAAAAAGTCAAAACAGGTTTTCAAACACATAATGAATCTTCTAAAGAGTAAAGAAGAAAATATAAACAAGTTAAAAGAAGATATGAATTTGAGAATAGAAAGGAATAAAATCTATTTGAGATTTGACAAGCAAAAGGCATATCTTAATGAATGTAAGTTGGTGGATGGGGACGATACCGTAAGAATAGTTATAAACTTTAAAGTGTATGTACCTAAAAATAAAGAGCAAAAGGTAATGGAAATAATGTTAAATGAACTTGAAAAATAG
- a CDS encoding 50S ribosomal protein L15e → MSMYKYVRDAWKVPKNTYVKELLWSRMQTWRKEPTVVRVEKPTRVDRARSLGYKAKQGIIVVRVKVRRGGLRKPRPKNSKKPATLGINKITMAKSIQRIAEERAAKRYPNMEVLNSYWVGQDGKQKWYEVILVDPHHPSIKNDPTYNWLCTGKHKGRAFRGLTSAGKKGRGLRNKGKGAEKVRPSVRANGKKAK, encoded by the coding sequence ATGAGCATGTACAAATACGTTAGAGATGCATGGAAAGTACCTAAAAACACTTACGTTAAAGAGTTGTTATGGTCAAGAATGCAAACATGGAGAAAGGAACCTACTGTTGTAAGAGTTGAAAAACCAACAAGAGTAGATAGGGCTAGAAGCTTAGGATACAAAGCAAAACAAGGAATTATTGTTGTTAGAGTTAAGGTAAGAAGAGGTGGATTGAGAAAGCCAAGACCAAAGAACTCCAAAAAACCTGCAACATTAGGTATAAACAAAATAACAATGGCAAAATCAATCCAAAGAATAGCAGAAGAAAGGGCTGCTAAAAGATATCCAAACATGGAAGTTTTAAACTCATACTGGGTAGGTCAAGACGGTAAACAAAAATGGTATGAAGTAATTTTAGTAGACCCTCACCACCCATCAATAAAGAACGATCCTACCTACAACTGGTTATGCACCGGTAAACACAAAGGTAGAGCATTCAGGGGCTTAACCTCAGCAGGTAAAAAAGGAAGAGGATTAAGAAACAAAGGTAAAGGTGCTGAAAAAGTAAGACCTAGCGTAAGAGCTAACGGTAAAAAAGCTAAATAA
- a CDS encoding translation initiation factor IF-2 subunit beta: MVIIMDYYNYEELLKRARSQLPEDVFKDVRFEIPPAESFVEGSRTIVKNFRDIAKIIDRDVQYFAKYVMRELGTAGDVEGSRLILQGKFGNYLIKSKIQDFVDEYVLCHECGKPDTKIVKEGRIHFLKCTACGAMKPIKLI, encoded by the coding sequence ATGGTGATAATAATGGATTACTACAATTATGAAGAACTTTTAAAAAGAGCGAGAAGTCAGCTTCCTGAAGATGTCTTTAAAGATGTTAGGTTTGAAATCCCACCTGCAGAAAGCTTTGTTGAAGGTAGCAGGACGATTGTCAAAAACTTCAGAGATATCGCCAAAATCATTGATAGAGATGTTCAATACTTTGCAAAATACGTAATGAGAGAGTTAGGTACTGCAGGGGATGTTGAAGGTTCAAGATTAATATTACAGGGTAAATTCGGTAACTACTTAATAAAATCAAAAATCCAGGACTTTGTAGATGAATACGTTCTCTGCCATGAATGTGGAAAACCAGATACAAAGATCGTTAAAGAGGGAAGAATACACTTCCTCAAATGTACCGCTTGTGGTGCAATGAAACCTATAAAGTTAATCTAA
- a CDS encoding 60S ribosomal export protein NMD3 → MKGFCYRCGYEGELIDGLCKVCYANENPLIEIPEEIYVEVCYMCGSYKRRTWQDPNERGLFEILDEIAYFGVKDNIKKRNKNIEVEIIPQEPRQLPGGKRSRVEIPTVVIATGKLAGEDDERSEERNVTVYLRMAQCPRCVRSISNYYEATLQVRAMNRFLTDEEKDELDNFVREEVAKRLKKDRMSFVSKFIIQKEGLDYQIGSMGGARNIASAIKSRYGGKITETAKLVGVEKDTGKNQYRITIAVRIPEYKIGDVVEYEGNPCKVLSMNENKIYLLKLDRREKISLNWADAEKNTKLLKRKDECGSATIISITPDMIMAMDDETYEVYEYDKIKFEFEDLKEGEKLRIFKKEGLNYIVDIIDN, encoded by the coding sequence ATGAAAGGATTTTGTTATAGATGTGGTTATGAGGGAGAATTAATAGATGGTCTTTGTAAGGTGTGCTATGCAAATGAAAATCCATTAATTGAAATCCCCGAAGAGATTTATGTTGAAGTTTGCTATATGTGCGGTTCCTATAAAAGAAGAACATGGCAAGATCCCAATGAAAGGGGATTATTTGAAATACTGGATGAAATAGCATATTTCGGAGTAAAGGACAATATTAAAAAAAGAAATAAGAACATAGAAGTCGAAATAATACCTCAAGAACCTAGGCAGCTCCCTGGTGGAAAACGTTCCAGAGTTGAAATTCCTACAGTCGTAATTGCTACTGGAAAACTTGCTGGAGAAGATGATGAAAGATCCGAGGAAAGAAATGTTACAGTTTACCTAAGGATGGCCCAATGTCCAAGATGTGTAAGATCCATCTCAAACTACTATGAGGCCACATTACAGGTAAGGGCTATGAACAGGTTCTTAACAGACGAAGAAAAAGATGAGCTGGATAACTTCGTTAGGGAAGAAGTTGCTAAAAGATTAAAAAAAGATAGAATGTCGTTTGTATCAAAGTTTATAATCCAGAAGGAAGGTTTGGATTATCAGATCGGATCAATGGGCGGTGCAAGAAACATAGCTTCTGCGATAAAATCCAGATACGGCGGTAAAATAACTGAGACCGCAAAACTAGTTGGTGTTGAAAAAGATACTGGAAAAAATCAGTACAGAATAACTATAGCAGTTAGAATCCCAGAGTATAAGATTGGGGATGTTGTAGAATATGAGGGAAATCCTTGTAAAGTACTTTCTATGAACGAAAACAAAATCTATTTATTAAAATTGGATAGAAGGGAAAAAATTTCTTTGAACTGGGCAGATGCTGAAAAAAATACCAAGTTGCTTAAAAGAAAAGACGAATGTGGAAGTGCCACAATAATATCCATAACCCCAGATATGATCATGGCTATGGATGATGAAACTTATGAAGTTTATGAATACGATAAAATTAAATTTGAATTTGAGGATCTAAAAGAAGGGGAAAAATTAAGAATATTCAAAAAAGAAGGTCTAAACTATATTGTGGATATCATAGATAATTAA
- a CDS encoding homoserine kinase: MKKVTVCSPGTSANLGPGYDVFGLALSKPYDIITVTKTDEDGTITISVEGEKCEEIPTEVDKNTAGVVAKKMLEDFNISDGIHIHINKGIKPGSGLGSSSASCAGVSVAIDELFNLNLSKLKLVEYASLGEAVAAGAPHADNVAPAIFGGFTMVTNYDPLEVLHIPLEFEILVALPNIQVNTKKAREILPKKVDMKDMVNNVGKACGMVHALYTDDLELFGKYMMEDRVVEPCRATLIDGYEEVKEKVMDWVYGITISGSGPAIISLPKLEHVLDVKKAFKETWDCPVYHTKMGPGAYVLKSE, from the coding sequence ATGAAAAAAGTTACAGTATGTTCTCCAGGAACCTCTGCGAATTTAGGTCCTGGTTATGATGTATTTGGATTGGCACTTTCTAAACCTTACGACATAATTACAGTGACAAAAACAGACGAAGACGGAACAATAACCATATCTGTTGAAGGAGAGAAGTGTGAAGAGATACCAACTGAAGTAGATAAAAACACTGCCGGCGTGGTAGCTAAAAAGATGCTTGAAGACTTCAACATATCAGATGGAATTCATATTCACATCAACAAAGGTATAAAGCCAGGAAGTGGTCTAGGCAGCAGCTCCGCATCATGTGCGGGAGTTTCAGTTGCCATAGATGAGCTCTTTAATTTAAACCTTTCAAAGTTGAAGTTAGTTGAGTATGCTTCACTAGGTGAGGCTGTAGCTGCAGGAGCTCCACACGCTGACAACGTTGCTCCAGCTATTTTTGGTGGCTTTACAATGGTAACAAATTATGACCCCTTGGAAGTTCTTCACATACCTTTAGAATTTGAAATTCTCGTAGCCCTACCAAACATTCAGGTAAACACAAAAAAAGCAAGAGAAATTCTTCCGAAAAAGGTAGATATGAAGGACATGGTCAACAACGTTGGAAAAGCATGCGGTATGGTGCATGCACTATATACAGATGACCTTGAATTATTTGGAAAATATATGATGGAAGACCGTGTTGTTGAGCCTTGTAGGGCCACTTTAATAGATGGATATGAAGAAGTAAAAGAAAAAGTTATGGATTGGGTGTATGGAATAACAATTAGTGGTTCAGGACCTGCGATTATTTCTCTCCCTAAATTAGAACATGTTTTAGATGTTAAAAAAGCATTTAAAGAAACATGGGACTGTCCGGTCTATCATACAAAAATGGGTCCTGGAGCTTATGTATTAAAAAGTGAATAA
- a CDS encoding aldolase produces the protein MENLKNISKKDVVVPLDVPESAKETYIKNYLEITKNTGRLMLFAGDQKIEHLNDDFYGEGISMDDSDPEHLFRIADKAKIGVFATQLGLIARYGMDYKKVPYLVKLNSKTHLVKTSQKDPISRALVDVKDVVEFKENSGLNILGVGYTVYLGSEYESIMLSEASKIIYEAHKNGLIAVLWMYPRGKAVKNEKDPHLIAGAAGVGACLGSDFVKVNYPEGENPAEAFKEAVLAAGRTKVVCAGGESTDVRVFLQKLYDQIYISGAAGNATGRNIHQKSLDDAVRMCNAIYAITIEGKTVDEALKIYEGI, from the coding sequence ATGGAGAATCTCAAGAATATAAGTAAAAAAGATGTTGTAGTACCGCTTGATGTTCCAGAATCTGCAAAAGAGACATACATAAAAAATTATCTTGAAATTACAAAAAACACCGGGAGATTAATGCTTTTTGCGGGAGATCAGAAAATAGAGCATTTAAACGATGATTTTTATGGGGAAGGCATATCAATGGATGATTCAGATCCCGAACATCTATTTAGAATTGCAGATAAGGCAAAAATTGGAGTATTTGCAACTCAGCTCGGATTAATAGCAAGGTACGGTATGGATTACAAAAAAGTACCTTATTTAGTTAAATTAAACTCAAAAACACACCTTGTCAAAACTTCACAAAAAGACCCAATAAGTAGAGCTCTAGTTGATGTAAAAGATGTAGTTGAATTTAAGGAAAATTCTGGACTCAATATATTGGGTGTTGGTTATACGGTTTATCTTGGAAGTGAGTATGAAAGTATCATGTTGTCTGAAGCTTCAAAGATAATATATGAAGCCCATAAAAACGGGTTAATCGCTGTACTTTGGATGTATCCAAGGGGAAAAGCTGTTAAAAATGAAAAGGACCCTCATTTAATAGCAGGTGCTGCAGGAGTTGGAGCCTGTTTAGGTTCAGATTTTGTTAAAGTGAACTATCCTGAAGGTGAAAATCCAGCAGAGGCTTTTAAAGAAGCGGTATTGGCTGCAGGTAGAACAAAAGTCGTTTGTGCAGGTGGAGAAAGCACAGATGTAAGGGTATTTTTACAGAAGCTTTATGACCAGATATATATAAGCGGTGCCGCAGGAAACGCCACAGGTAGAAATATACATCAAAAATCCCTTGATGATGCCGTAAGAATGTGCAATGCAATTTATGCAATTACAATTGAAGGAAAAACCGTTGATGAGGCTTTAAAAATCTATGAAGGCATATAA